One window from the genome of Chroococcidiopsis sp. TS-821 encodes:
- a CDS encoding Tfp pilus assembly protein FimT/FimU: MKNKIIFKTQISSNTGFTLIEILIVVFILGVLAAIAGPTWLEFVNARRLNIAQDQIYQTIRTAQNRAKQERQIWQASFRERNRNGVINLEWAVHPADIDVDNDNNDSNDLVSWNSFDPNIRFGTVTSLQSKNNVRFIQFNHKGHVNGLLRRITVSTENSNMKRCVFVSTLLGALRTAKDASCS; this comes from the coding sequence ATGAAGAATAAAATAATCTTCAAAACACAAATAAGCTCAAATACAGGTTTTACGCTTATAGAAATATTAATTGTTGTTTTTATTCTTGGAGTTTTAGCAGCGATCGCCGGTCCAACTTGGTTAGAATTTGTGAATGCCCGTCGCCTCAACATAGCACAAGACCAAATCTATCAAACCATCCGTACTGCGCAAAATAGAGCTAAACAAGAAAGACAAATTTGGCAAGCTAGCTTTCGCGAAAGAAACAGAAATGGTGTCATTAATTTAGAATGGGCAGTTCATCCTGCTGACATCGATGTCGATAATGATAATAACGATAGTAATGATTTAGTGAGTTGGAATAGCTTCGATCCAAATATTCGTTTTGGCACTGTAACAAGCTTGCAATCTAAAAATAATGTAAGATTTATACAATTTAATCATAAAGGTCACGTCAATGGTTTGCTAAGACGCATAACAGTAAGCACGGAAAACAGTAATATGAAACGCTGTGTATTTGTCTCTACATTACTAGGTGCTTTACGTACAGCAAAAGACGCTAGTTGTTCGTAA
- a CDS encoding prepilin-type N-terminal cleavage/methylation domain-containing protein, translating to MRLRLSQFMRRSSDEGLTLIESLVAIAIIGIVLAAIAPPLLIAAATRVQNQRTEQAMQIAHGEINRIRLIVERRGEQELYQAGDLPPISTASSLQDTPAPKRDTTGFTSDRKQLTSTKGLAIYVNRDAKGNPLDCRRNVKNECIPDFVVQLFRQPGITAEGVENPSNSSPPPNAFRMGVRVYEYQAFLSGNSPLSTQRNPLNLTSQNNLQHPLAVVYTTVARSQSGLSLEQYRQLLDKN from the coding sequence ATGCGATTGAGATTGTCTCAGTTCATGCGTCGTTCTTCAGATGAAGGACTCACCCTCATTGAATCGTTAGTTGCGATCGCCATTATTGGTATTGTCTTGGCGGCGATCGCCCCTCCTCTTCTCATCGCCGCAGCTACACGCGTGCAAAATCAAAGAACCGAACAAGCAATGCAGATTGCTCACGGTGAAATTAACAGAATAAGACTCATCGTCGAACGCAGAGGAGAACAAGAACTCTATCAAGCAGGAGATCTACCACCCATAAGCACTGCTAGTTCACTTCAGGATACGCCAGCACCCAAGAGAGATACAACCGGATTTACAAGCGATCGCAAGCAGTTAACTTCAACCAAAGGTTTAGCCATTTATGTTAATCGCGATGCGAAAGGTAATCCTCTTGATTGCAGACGCAATGTCAAAAATGAATGTATTCCTGATTTTGTCGTGCAACTCTTCCGCCAACCAGGAATAACAGCAGAAGGAGTAGAAAATCCTAGTAATAGTTCTCCACCTCCTAATGCTTTTCGAATGGGAGTGCGAGTTTACGAATATCAAGCTTTTCTGAGTGGTAACTCTCCCCTAAGTACTCAACGAAATCCTTTAAACTTAACCTCACAAAATAATTTGCAACATCCTCTAGCTGTTGTATATACCACAGTGGCACGCAGCCAATCTGGTCTTTCTTTAGAGCAATACAGACAACTTTTGGATAAAAATTAA
- a CDS encoding prepilin-type N-terminal cleavage/methylation domain-containing protein, producing the protein MFSFFDKYRVNFLQYFFRRTKTNGFTLIELLVSSVVGSIVVSALLGLVVNILETEQQDLVKSQIQQEMQGALDYISEDLREAVYVYSGECIQGKGSTSDPATFCPGLVNHIPMFDKSVPVLAFWKVEDLPEGCKDTRGQVNDPCKDFRIANRTFSLVVYYLRQNQASDTIWQGKARITRYTLSQLNSDSPPKPNKGYFNPIQAGTSFRFWPYAQNTGGQLENQQNSDNFPLANGGNNLALVDFVDDTPDAENNTTECPTGYDLTPNNKTLEDKGIARVRSFYACVREQQNQYPDVIVYLRGNTHRRQGGYGKAALAGLQTHVLGRGVVDKNPPR; encoded by the coding sequence ATGTTTTCATTTTTTGATAAATATCGAGTTAATTTTTTACAATATTTTTTTCGTAGAACCAAAACTAATGGTTTTACATTAATAGAACTGTTAGTATCTTCGGTTGTTGGTAGTATTGTTGTTTCAGCACTGTTAGGCTTAGTTGTTAACATACTAGAAACCGAACAACAAGATTTAGTCAAAAGTCAAATTCAGCAGGAAATGCAAGGGGCTTTAGACTACATTAGTGAAGACCTTAGAGAAGCTGTATACGTTTACTCTGGGGAATGTATTCAAGGTAAAGGTAGTACTAGCGATCCAGCTACTTTTTGTCCAGGTCTTGTTAACCATATTCCTATGTTTGATAAGAGCGTTCCTGTACTAGCTTTTTGGAAAGTAGAAGATTTACCTGAAGGATGCAAAGATACTAGAGGACAAGTCAACGATCCTTGTAAAGATTTCCGCATAGCTAATCGAACTTTTAGTTTAGTAGTTTATTACCTCAGACAAAATCAAGCAAGCGATACTATTTGGCAAGGAAAAGCACGAATTACTCGTTACACTTTAAGTCAACTAAACTCAGATTCTCCTCCCAAGCCAAACAAGGGATACTTCAACCCAATACAAGCTGGTACCAGTTTTCGCTTTTGGCCCTATGCTCAAAATACTGGAGGTCAACTAGAAAATCAACAGAATTCAGATAATTTTCCTTTAGCTAATGGTGGTAACAATCTTGCTTTAGTAGACTTTGTAGATGACACGCCTGATGCTGAAAATAACACAACCGAATGCCCTACTGGTTATGATTTAACACCTAATAATAAAACGCTGGAAGATAAGGGAATAGCAAGAGTTAGAAGTTTTTATGCTTGTGTGCGAGAGCAGCAAAATCAATATCCCGATGTCATTGTTTACCTCAGAGGTAATACTCACAGACGACAAGGAGGATACGGTAAAGCGGCACTTGCTGGTTTACAAACCCATGTTCTAGGTAGAGGAGTTGTAGATAAAAACCCTCCTCGCTAG
- the hpsA gene encoding hormogonium polysaccharide biosynthesis protein HpsA, translating into MVKRKFIKMPIRILQKFVNFILLTKRKLYWLLRRSSSRRRRNLQSGFVLPTTAMLLLVVTLVTGAILTRSLNRTTQVVGNYQAKEIYNAASPAIDRAKAKLEALFADTRLPNGVPGQAVLQSMMLNDGSNGVAVQTDSNGKVNDKYTLPGEKRLDINGDKKLDNAWSYQIDSNGDGKLDGKDSTIAYSIILESPEQDKLEDQSDTAIKDKAKNLKTRNGPFSATQANQACRQLEANSGSTAVEQGWFNVNAATLRKNFQVNAVVIPGENQRATAALEFQQDRQLDRGNKWGGWFRGDLEIFPGPSFNWNGALHTEGSLFVGGNQVTAYLISSPSSCLYTRDASEITVTQVVNPENNATTFQGQIVNGTIRDNNFNGSSVFHLFNGAGTAPITSGSNPNVTLNGTTHSVVTGGNRTPIQISLDPIALYTQDESKARNTTDPTNTSVRRSAWNTSSFVEHRRIFNQQEPKPYVDDTYRADNRYGPRPNYGRDTRLTIPVGKKIGDAIDNTIGAEAFDDLTKDNPKSNNPEDLGLDGYWERRARREGLRIIVGQRLELANPLGQPTTNITHEARQRRALRDNLAAVQASAIYHYKYPDRNINANSPTPHSSGYLPVACLATTAHPGTATTINNSTTFNTVTINGNSRINTDFLTGNGTNGWEFNPPAGVTTDAAFANAIAAGQPLRKALTNLAYFAGDPFGAFPARQDTTASPAVPSAGRQIHPHPVLTQWGNFSELRRVVALLDSGTTYANLSLADKTTLHTASCMMGMLAYNLQNIEDAYREIADDTSGATSTNALGVQLSQLMDGVASPGNPEIGRPADGTNICTSTGGANCPSNTYNPSYYANFTAEEWINALDNSPGLGANKAELLRKARIIFARQQILRDRTFGFQLSSNAFLGGIGVGNGYNAQTGIYTIQHINAGQFSPGQQFRVSCDPNSFLVNGSGNANGLERARLGLTMAFCSQAEQPKYPSLFYLFPVSEHDHLGVASPTALAANPRATVIQPTSEPYVANAYIFNPNPLVTDDVNHNRFYKVIGDTNGNGIENGTEDSIAAIALQPKARTNWLLPNTTTTSGRINIIRDNGTSVGIPFLDKGMFNGREMISVRVLDIDLDQLRRNTIRGVTDDAWLPKGGIVYAFREDAVREDGIARPAGPANSLMNANTPQDPPITSANGITTKPVDYYADPDRRPHGFRLRNGTDLRRVNSSNNSFTIPDDENIRGISFISDNPVYIQGDFNLHQLVNTNTRLEEFSQLLQDNYSNFYSRSTLDARFARPNTDTWRPTEILADAVTILSNNFCDGSIEDGFVTAGTSSGATVPLAQYGCGTGNGRTSYLNQNRPRDSLTSTQYWLRENDDSTSPIRVSPNGNPEYCEVNTSPCPSSNRREYNSTRYYPFSEAKSRNDSSNNMRVNAIIISGIVPSQAQQSYGGLHNFPRFLENWNGRNLYISGAFLQLNFSTYATGPFDQDAWETNQNPQAAELIQYYNAPNRRWGYDVGLQYAPAGPVSRRFVTASGTRSEFYRELKIDDPYIQQLRNAVKK; encoded by the coding sequence ATGGTTAAGCGCAAATTTATTAAAATGCCTATTCGCATTTTGCAGAAATTCGTCAATTTTATACTCTTGACAAAACGAAAGCTGTATTGGCTGTTGCGTCGTTCTTCAAGCCGTCGCCGACGAAATTTGCAGAGTGGATTTGTGTTACCAACGACAGCAATGCTTTTGTTGGTTGTTACCTTAGTTACAGGCGCTATATTGACTCGTAGCTTAAATCGCACGACACAAGTAGTAGGAAACTATCAAGCAAAAGAAATATATAATGCGGCTTCTCCTGCGATAGATCGTGCCAAGGCGAAGTTAGAAGCATTATTTGCTGATACGCGCTTACCAAATGGAGTTCCAGGGCAAGCAGTTTTACAGAGTATGATGCTCAACGATGGTAGTAATGGAGTTGCCGTACAAACAGATAGCAACGGTAAGGTAAATGATAAATATACTTTGCCAGGCGAGAAGCGTTTAGATATTAATGGTGATAAAAAACTTGATAATGCTTGGTCTTACCAAATAGATAGTAATGGAGACGGTAAACTTGACGGTAAAGATTCCACAATTGCTTATTCGATAATTTTAGAATCTCCAGAGCAAGATAAGCTTGAAGATCAAAGCGACACTGCCATTAAAGATAAAGCGAAAAATCTTAAAACACGCAATGGTCCATTTAGTGCTACACAAGCTAACCAAGCTTGTCGTCAACTAGAAGCGAATAGTGGTAGTACAGCGGTAGAGCAAGGCTGGTTTAATGTTAATGCTGCTACTTTGCGGAAGAACTTTCAAGTTAACGCGGTTGTTATCCCAGGAGAAAATCAACGTGCAACTGCGGCTTTAGAATTTCAGCAAGATCGACAACTCGATCGCGGTAATAAGTGGGGTGGATGGTTTCGCGGCGATTTAGAAATTTTTCCAGGACCATCGTTCAACTGGAATGGCGCTTTGCACACCGAAGGTAGTTTGTTTGTCGGTGGTAATCAAGTTACTGCTTATCTTATCAGTTCGCCGAGTTCTTGCTTGTATACTCGCGATGCTTCGGAAATTACAGTTACTCAGGTTGTAAATCCAGAAAACAACGCAACAACATTTCAGGGACAAATTGTTAACGGTACAATCCGAGACAATAACTTCAATGGGTCTTCAGTTTTTCACTTGTTTAACGGTGCTGGTACTGCACCCATTACGAGTGGCAGCAATCCAAACGTTACTTTAAATGGGACTACACACTCAGTAGTAACTGGTGGTAATCGTACCCCAATTCAAATTTCACTCGATCCTATTGCTTTATATACACAAGATGAGTCAAAAGCTAGAAACACCACAGATCCTACTAATACTTCTGTAAGGCGCAGTGCATGGAATACAAGTAGTTTTGTGGAGCATAGAAGAATTTTTAATCAACAAGAACCTAAACCTTATGTTGATGATACATACCGCGCGGATAATCGTTATGGACCAAGACCTAACTATGGTCGAGATACAAGGTTGACGATTCCTGTTGGTAAAAAAATAGGCGATGCAATTGATAATACAATAGGTGCTGAGGCTTTTGACGATCTTACCAAAGACAATCCGAAAAGTAACAATCCAGAAGATTTAGGCTTAGATGGATACTGGGAACGCCGCGCCCGTCGGGAAGGGTTAAGGATAATTGTTGGGCAACGGTTAGAGTTAGCAAATCCTTTAGGTCAACCTACTACAAACATTACCCATGAAGCGCGTCAGCGTCGGGCTTTAAGAGATAATTTAGCAGCAGTACAAGCGTCGGCTATTTATCACTACAAATATCCTGATAGGAATATAAATGCTAATAGTCCAACCCCACATAGTTCTGGATACTTACCTGTAGCTTGTCTAGCAACTACGGCTCATCCTGGTACTGCTACAACGATTAATAACAGTACAACGTTTAACACAGTTACTATTAACGGTAATTCTAGAATTAATACAGATTTTCTCACAGGTAATGGCACTAATGGCTGGGAGTTCAATCCACCAGCAGGAGTGACGACAGATGCGGCGTTTGCAAATGCTATTGCAGCAGGACAACCTCTGAGAAAAGCATTAACTAATCTTGCCTATTTTGCTGGCGACCCTTTTGGTGCTTTTCCTGCTAGACAAGATACAACAGCCAGTCCAGCAGTCCCTTCGGCTGGGCGACAAATTCATCCGCATCCTGTTCTAACTCAGTGGGGTAATTTTTCTGAATTACGACGCGTCGTCGCTTTGCTAGATAGCGGTACGACCTATGCCAATCTTAGCCTTGCTGATAAAACTACATTGCATACCGCTTCCTGCATGATGGGAATGCTGGCGTATAACTTGCAAAATATCGAAGATGCTTACAGAGAAATTGCGGATGATACATCTGGGGCTACTAGCACGAATGCTTTGGGCGTGCAGTTATCTCAACTAATGGATGGTGTTGCGAGTCCTGGAAATCCAGAAATAGGTAGACCAGCTGATGGTACAAATATTTGCACGAGTACAGGAGGAGCAAATTGCCCAAGTAATACATACAATCCTAGCTACTATGCCAACTTTACAGCAGAGGAATGGATTAATGCCTTAGATAACTCTCCTGGATTAGGTGCAAATAAAGCGGAACTACTTCGCAAAGCACGCATAATATTTGCCCGACAACAAATATTGCGCGATCGCACTTTTGGCTTTCAATTGAGTTCCAACGCTTTTCTTGGAGGGATAGGAGTAGGCAATGGTTATAATGCTCAGACTGGTATATATACAATACAACATATAAACGCTGGTCAATTCTCTCCAGGTCAGCAATTTAGAGTAAGCTGCGATCCGAACTCGTTCCTTGTCAATGGTAGCGGCAACGCTAATGGATTAGAACGGGCAAGGCTGGGTTTAACAATGGCTTTTTGTTCGCAAGCCGAGCAGCCGAAGTATCCTTCTTTGTTTTACCTGTTTCCCGTATCAGAACACGATCATCTTGGTGTTGCTTCACCTACTGCACTAGCTGCTAATCCTAGGGCGACTGTAATTCAACCCACAAGCGAACCTTACGTTGCCAATGCGTATATCTTTAATCCCAATCCTCTTGTGACTGACGACGTAAATCATAACCGCTTCTACAAAGTCATTGGTGATACAAACGGTAATGGTATTGAGAATGGTACGGAAGATAGTATTGCTGCGATCGCGCTTCAGCCAAAAGCCCGAACTAATTGGCTACTTCCCAACACAACGACGACTTCAGGTCGCATCAACATCATTAGAGATAACGGTACCTCTGTAGGAATTCCCTTCCTCGACAAAGGAATGTTCAACGGTCGGGAAATGATAAGCGTGCGGGTTTTAGATATTGATTTGGATCAATTACGTAGGAATACCATTAGAGGAGTGACCGATGATGCTTGGCTACCTAAGGGTGGAATTGTTTATGCCTTCCGCGAAGATGCTGTAAGAGAAGATGGTATCGCTAGACCCGCAGGACCTGCTAATAGCTTAATGAATGCTAATACACCGCAAGATCCACCAATTACTTCTGCAAATGGTATTACTACCAAACCAGTAGATTACTATGCCGATCCGGATCGTCGTCCTCATGGTTTCCGTCTGCGTAACGGAACTGATCTGCGGCGAGTGAATTCCTCTAACAACAGTTTTACTATTCCTGATGATGAAAATATTCGCGGTATATCCTTCATCTCCGACAACCCTGTTTATATTCAAGGTGACTTTAACTTACATCAACTTGTTAATACAAACACAAGATTAGAAGAGTTTAGCCAACTGCTACAGGACAACTATAGTAATTTCTATTCCCGCAGCACGCTAGATGCTCGATTTGCCAGACCGAATACAGATACTTGGCGTCCTACTGAAATTTTGGCAGATGCAGTTACAATTCTTTCCAACAACTTCTGTGATGGCAGTATCGAAGATGGCTTTGTTACCGCTGGTACTAGTAGTGGTGCTACGGTTCCACTGGCGCAGTATGGTTGTGGTACTGGTAACGGACGTACTTCTTATCTCAACCAAAACCGTCCTAGAGATAGTCTTACTTCAACTCAGTATTGGCTGAGAGAGAACGACGATTCAACATCTCCTATTAGAGTTTCTCCTAACGGTAACCCAGAGTACTGCGAGGTTAATACTTCACCTTGTCCCAGTTCTAATCGTAGAGAGTACAACAGCACAAGATATTACCCATTTTCTGAGGCTAAGTCTCGCAACGACTCTAGTAACAATATGCGCGTGAATGCCATTATCATCAGTGGCATTGTCCCTTCCCAAGCACAACAATCTTACGGTGGATTGCATAACTTCCCGCGATTTTTAGAAAACTGGAACGGAAGAAACCTTTATATTTCCGGTGCTTTCTTGCAGCTAAACTTTAGCACCTATGCAACAGGTCCCTTTGACCAAGATGCGTGGGAAACTAATCAAAATCCTCAAGCTGCTGAACTTATTCAATACTACAACGCACCTAATCGTCGTTGGGGTTATGACGTTGGTTTGCAATATGCGCCTGCGGGTCCTGTATCGCGGCGGTTTGTAACTGCAAGTGGTACGCGGAGTGAATTTTACCGCGAGTTGAAAATCGACGATCCTTATATTCAACAACTCCGCAACGCCGTGAAAAAATAA